The Gossypium hirsutum isolate 1008001.06 chromosome D02, Gossypium_hirsutum_v2.1, whole genome shotgun sequence region CCATCGCGCGCCCTAAATACCGCTAATCTCAAAATTCCATGAGTTCCTTTGCCCCAACATCTCGTAATACCGTTCAAATCcctaaaccttttctttttctctccatgaggtttacaatttagtttttaagCTTTGTGGGGTTCTGTTTGTTGTTGTTCTTTATTCcattttttgtgtgtttttgcaGGGAATGGAAGAAAATTACAGGAGGTTGAAGGAGATGAAAAAGCCCCTGACTCTGCCTCCACTAAGGCTATAAAAAATTTTGGTCTTCAAAGAAAGCGGGCAGAGATGATACAACGAATGTCTCAGGAATATTTATGGAAGGAATGGACTCATGTGACTGAGCTGCACGGTGTCGGAAAGTAAGTTATCTATCCAATCTTGTTGATCCCATTCTTTCCACGCCAAAGCAGTTTAGATTGTAACCTTTCCAGTGACCCTTTTCGGTGACCAGGTATGCTGCAGATGCATATGCGATATTCTGTACTAGAAAAGGGGATAGAGTAACGCCCACCGATCATATGCTTAACCATTATTGGAACTTTCTCTATGGACCCAAGAATACTTCAATATAGATAAGATAGATGTTCTTTTCAACGAAAATATTTATATGTGATTAGGGTTTGATAAATTACTGAAGTTATTGAAGCAAGAAAGGTGTTTCAAGCTAGCATTACCAGCTTGGAGCTTTGCCAAGTACTTCATGAAGTGCTTATTTAGACTTTTTGCTTTTAGCTCATCTCATCTCATTGACATTTGATTAATTGTTTTCTCAACAAGAGTTTTAAACTCATGTCTGATGTTAACATTCGTGAATTCCGTGAATTAAgtcatttttgtttttcttgcttTTAGTGACTTATAATGGTGGGCAGTATACAAGTTTGGtgctttattattttgatttactGTTTTGGATGAAGCATTTGTTGTTACAGGATATGCTTTGTAGTAATCTTTGAAATACTTTGCCTTGAAATTGTTTTTTTTCAACTTAATTTATCTAGGCATGAAAGTCTTCAAAATTATCAtagcttttcttttttattgattCAAACTGTtcatttaaactcttttttttgtttatatatatacacatactgtttttaataaattttttaataattcattcatTCTAAGTTAATTGGACTTGCCTACGGCTGAACATACagtttatatatgaatatgctTCATCTACATTGCCTGATTCAGTTGATCTGGTTTGGTTGTTCTTTGATTCTGACTTGTTCAAGCTTGTATTATTCAGGTAATCACGATATCTACATTCATCATTACGACACGATAACTGGTTTGGTAATCTTTCCATTAAAGGTTCAAGTATATCTATATTCTTACCAAATATTACTTCCTCTATCCTTTAACAGATTTGCCATATCAAATGTTGCTTTCCGTGTTTAAGAAATAAATTCAGTTAGTTACTGATTATATGTTGTTCTTTGAATCTGATCAATGAAGTTAATACAAACCATGCTATGCAGTGGAATAAATTCAGTTAGCCTTGTGCAGACCCTTtaaccttctttttcttttttactttgttGTTTAATACAGTTATAGGACTATTGGTTTTGGGTTTGATGCAGTTTTTGCACTTGCAAAGCTTATGAATGTCAGTGAAGATTTGGTACTGTTGTCTGACTCACATTTCTCTTTGAAATCATTGGGTTGAATTTTATCCTGCAGGTTGATTAtgcataagaaatatataaaatatattagtgAGGATTAGGTAGATAGAAATGCCATTAAGAAGTATGCTGCTTGTGTTGACCATTTGTGATTTGAACTTGCCTAATGTCTTATAGGTTTagcattctgtttcttctactgaaattttaatattttcttcatatttccttGTTGGTTAAATCTGCTtataatgttttttattttattttatgtatttacatttcttttttattttattttataatgttttttattttattttatgtatttacatttattttttgACTTGTTATAGATAGATATGGTTTATGAATTGCTGCGCATATCAATGGTGTATGTCTAGAatctatttattttcttcttttcttataTTATACAGCTTTCTGTTCCAATTTAGAAGTTTTCTGACTATTTCAAACCAGtgcaacaaattaaataaaatgatggtTATCAAGTAAGACATTTTATGGTTTCAATCGAAGGAAGACATTTTCCATAACCTGTAATAGTTTGTTATAGTTATACATGGTAGGAATTAAGCTTTTCATTTAAAATGTGTCTTTTTGGTTTTCCACTGAAGTGTCACCACAGCTATCTATTGATTACAAGATAAGAAGTTTATTTTGCTAATCACTTGCTTTTTCATGTAAAGGTAGGTGTAAAGGCACTACCTTAAACTGAATAATGCATTTGATTTAGATAAGAACTTTATTTTgctaatcattttgatatattcattCTTGTAGAGTACACTATGTTTTGATTTTTTGTGGTTCATATTAATTATTTCTTTGCATTGATTCATCTACTTTAATTAGATACTTTGGTGCTATCTTGAAAATAAAACCAAACAGTTTCATAAAAATACATTATCTCGAAGTATATCTTTGGTATTGTAGCAATTAGGCATGAAAGGGTGTCGCACAGCTTGCACATTCAAATAAGCACAGAGTCTAGCTAGCCATGATGTTACTATTAATGTTACTATTAATGTCCTTAATCACTGATGTTATTTTGTGATACTTTTAGTGTGCTATGTTTACTTGTACTCATGTATCTGTGTGGATACGCATACTGTctgatataggtatatatatatatatatatttttaaagtttctcaTGTGTTTGGAGAGTTATTATGTACTGTATAGGTATATATTTACTGTCCTTAGTCTCTTTGATGTTTggcattttatgttttaattgtgggtattgatttttatttattgtcTTTATAATTACTActtaatttttgtgtgtttttaaaaatatatatatacactgatTGGAGACCACTTGTTTTACATTTGTTTCTCTTTACTGGATAATGCTTTAGTTTGCATAGTGCCTTTAGTTTTAgtgaattttaaaactttaaagaaaGTCAACAGGATAATTAACCAAAGCTTCGTTACATCTATGCTTGTTTAATTTCACTTTTATGAATGTTGGGACTGGAAAATTTTAGCATATGGTAGGGTTTATGGCTTTATGAACTTATGCTTTTAGGTACTGCACGTTCATTTTGATTGGTTTGTTTGATTTTGAGGCAAATCAAAGAATTAAAAACTCCAATGAGATGAatgtttagattttaaaaaaaaaaaaagttatattgtgaattaaattccaatgAGATCAATGTTTAGATGAATGTTTGGATTGGGGGCATAATTAAACTTTATGGTTGAGGCTGACATGATTCTTTCTTTGTAACAGGTCAATGAGTTCAAGTCtatagaaaagtttaaaattttcaatacaaaCAATTTGTAAGTCATATTGCCTTAACATGTTAGAATTGTTTATTTGGCTTAGTACCAACAATCAATGTTACAAGTGGGTCACCTGAATGCTATCAAGAGGCTTGTGGAAGCTGATGCACTCAAGATGGAGATCATTCCAAACTTCTGATTTCTAAACTATAAAATTGGCTGCAGGTGGTCAATGGAATCAAGGTTCTTCAACTGGAAACTGCAGTTGGTGCAGCAATTAGGGTAGAAAATTGTACCAATTATGGTTATGATgcattaaaatgtaaaaagttctGTCTAACCATGTGTTTTCTTTACGTGATTAAGTTCTTTGATCATGCTATTGGTATTAATGTATTGTGATTCCTTATACGTCTTAtttatgaatttccattttaatacgtctttaaattaaattatacatttctaaATTAGATTTGTGACGTttctataatattttaattttttttattttttatgacctttagcggcgtttatgagaaaagcgccgctaaagg contains the following coding sequences:
- the LOC107909880 gene encoding methyl-CpG-binding domain protein 4-like protein; its protein translation is MSSFAPTSRNGRKLQEVEGDEKAPDSASTKAIKNFGLQRKRAEMIQRMSQEYLWKEWTHVTELHGVGKYAADAYAIFCTRKGDRVTPTDHMLNHYWNFLYGPKNTSI